One genomic segment of Rivularia sp. PCC 7116 includes these proteins:
- a CDS encoding nuclear transport factor 2 family protein: protein MPFHDITNLPLGICDPQSALNTELSVGDRLQITELLHRVYLCEDSRDYAALKKILTENYINEHPLFGKHESASSFIEWLKNTPAGFDGIRHHCLNSVTRKIGEDTAESVSYLLVTQLFPAASRNESPTEEIDSVLPRIIGHGVVVDTWISRDAQWYLQHRVYQQMSINSTFLPDSKKREDVAKTP from the coding sequence ATGCCATTTCACGATATTACCAACTTGCCTTTAGGAATATGCGATCCTCAATCAGCATTAAACACAGAATTATCTGTTGGCGATCGCCTTCAAATTACAGAATTATTGCATCGAGTTTACTTGTGTGAAGATAGCCGCGATTATGCTGCTTTGAAAAAAATACTGACTGAAAACTATATCAACGAGCATCCTTTATTTGGCAAACACGAAAGCGCAAGCAGTTTTATTGAGTGGTTAAAGAATACTCCGGCTGGTTTTGACGGTATTCGACATCATTGCCTTAATTCAGTGACGCGCAAAATAGGTGAAGATACTGCTGAATCTGTAAGTTATCTGCTGGTAACTCAATTGTTCCCAGCTGCTTCTCGTAACGAGTCACCCACTGAAGAAATAGATTCAGTGTTGCCAAGAATTATTGGTCATGGTGTTGTGGTTGATACTTGGATTAGCAGGGATGCTCAATGGTACTTACAGCACCGTGTTTATCAACAAATGTCAATCAACTCCACTTTTCTACCAGATAGTAAAAAGCGCGAAGACGTTGCAAAAACCCCATAA
- a CDS encoding glucose 1-dehydrogenase: MKLKEKVAIVTGGSGGIGEAICERLAQEGAKVVVNYRSHPDEAKETKEKVEKAGGEGYIVKADLSKVDEINNLVEESINQFGKVDILVNNAGLEKRADFWDITEDDYDLVLNVNLKAVFFATQVVVKHLKQTNRQGRIINISSVHEELPFPHFTSYCASKGGVKMIMRNLAVELGPLGITINNVAPGAIATPINQDLLDNPEQLKKVTQNIPLGRLGEPEDVSGIVAFLASDEAKYITGSTFYVDGGLLWNYSEQ, from the coding sequence ATGAAATTAAAAGAAAAAGTTGCAATAGTCACAGGTGGTAGCGGCGGTATTGGGGAAGCGATTTGCGAGCGTTTGGCACAAGAAGGTGCAAAAGTTGTTGTTAACTACCGTTCCCATCCCGATGAAGCCAAAGAAACTAAAGAAAAAGTCGAAAAAGCTGGTGGTGAAGGTTATATTGTTAAAGCCGATCTAAGTAAAGTTGACGAGATTAATAACTTAGTTGAAGAAAGCATCAATCAGTTTGGTAAAGTTGATATTTTAGTTAATAATGCAGGTTTAGAAAAACGTGCCGATTTTTGGGATATCACTGAAGATGATTATGATTTGGTACTAAATGTTAATCTCAAAGCGGTATTTTTTGCAACTCAAGTAGTAGTCAAACATCTCAAACAAACTAACCGTCAAGGCAGAATAATTAATATTAGTTCCGTCCATGAAGAACTTCCTTTTCCTCACTTTACTTCCTACTGCGCCAGTAAAGGCGGCGTAAAAATGATAATGCGGAATTTGGCAGTTGAGTTGGGGCCGTTGGGAATTACTATTAATAATGTCGCACCAGGAGCAATTGCGACTCCCATTAATCAAGATTTACTCGATAATCCCGAACAGTTAAAGAAAGTTACGCAAAATATTCCTTTGGGACGTTTGGGAGAGCCGGAAGATGTTTCGGGTATAGTTGCGTTTCTTGCTTCCGATGAAGCTAAATACATTACTGGTTCAACTTTCTATGTTGATGGTGGGTTGTTGTGGAATTATAGCGAGCAGTAG
- a CDS encoding SDR family oxidoreductase, producing the protein MATYLVTGANRGIGLEYCRQVKKRGDNVIAVCRSMSDELKDLDVQVETDVDITSDSSVAQLVKKLDGKTLDVLINNAGIIERVSLDNLDFDSIRRQFEVNAVGPLRLTHALLNNLKSGSKVIMMTSRMGSIDDNTSGGSYGYRMSKVALSMAGKSLSEDLKSKNIPVAILHPGLVQTRMTGFSGITTEESVAGLLARIDELNMENTGTFWHSNGEVLPW; encoded by the coding sequence ATGGCAACTTATTTAGTAACGGGTGCAAATCGAGGTATAGGTTTAGAATATTGTCGTCAAGTAAAAAAGCGAGGCGATAATGTTATTGCTGTATGTCGTTCGATGTCGGATGAATTAAAAGATTTAGACGTACAAGTTGAAACAGATGTTGACATTACAAGTGATTCTTCTGTTGCTCAATTAGTTAAAAAACTTGACGGTAAAACTCTTGATGTTTTAATTAATAATGCCGGTATTATAGAGCGAGTCAGCCTTGATAATTTAGATTTTGACAGTATTCGCAGACAATTTGAAGTTAATGCTGTAGGGCCATTAAGATTAACTCATGCTCTATTGAATAACTTAAAATCAGGTTCTAAAGTTATTATGATGACCAGCCGTATGGGTTCGATAGATGACAATACTTCCGGCGGTTCCTATGGTTATCGGATGTCGAAAGTTGCTTTATCAATGGCTGGTAAATCCTTATCTGAAGATTTGAAATCAAAAAATATTCCCGTTGCAATTTTACATCCTGGGCTGGTACAAACGCGGATGACTGGCTTTTCTGGAATAACCACGGAAGAGTCAGTGGCGGGATTGTTAGCTCGTATTGATGAGCTAAATATGGAAAATACCGGCACCTTCTGGCATTCAAACGGTGAAGTATTGCCTTGGTAG
- a CDS encoding nuclear transport factor 2 family protein encodes MTTQTLAPKLVRKFVAQYFEATRSNNAQEWASRFANNAIVEDPVGTTPINNSKQILELGKAFMSGFENVGLHEEFVHVIGNDAAARWTGRGLTKEGKQVRFEGINIFNFNSDGKIVNLKGYWSPDEMIEESN; translated from the coding sequence ATGACAACTCAAACTCTTGCTCCAAAATTAGTTCGTAAATTTGTAGCTCAATATTTTGAAGCAACACGCAGTAACAACGCTCAAGAATGGGCATCTCGTTTTGCTAATAATGCTATTGTTGAAGATCCAGTTGGAACAACACCAATTAACAATTCCAAGCAAATATTAGAACTAGGAAAAGCATTCATGTCAGGATTTGAAAATGTTGGATTGCATGAGGAATTTGTCCATGTAATTGGTAATGATGCTGCGGCTCGCTGGACTGGAAGAGGATTAACTAAAGAAGGTAAACAAGTCCGCTTTGAAGGTATTAATATTTTCAACTTTAATAGCGACGGGAAAATTGTTAATTTGAAAGGCTATTGGAGTCCTGATGAAATGATTGAAGAATCTAATTAA
- a CDS encoding antibiotic biosynthesis monooxygenase, giving the protein MPTIATKNEVVTVIVIFKVESEKQQELIDTITKFLDTVKQQPGFVSANIHKSLDGVKVANYAQWKTKQDFENFLNNPQVQQQAAKIREHNPDSHVYEVVISESKEGIPEINQKYIYHFAEFRMQPENQPRMIELAKENVVKAMNLPGLVSANFHRSLDGTRVINYGQWSNKEAIENLKKQPGFGSESPYWEGIAENEHHLYELVLSATGK; this is encoded by the coding sequence ATGCCTACTATTGCCACCAAGAATGAAGTCGTTACTGTTATTGTTATTTTCAAGGTTGAATCAGAAAAGCAGCAAGAATTAATAGATACCATTACAAAATTTCTTGATACGGTAAAGCAGCAGCCCGGTTTTGTTTCTGCGAATATACATAAAAGTTTAGATGGGGTAAAAGTTGCAAATTATGCCCAATGGAAAACAAAGCAAGATTTTGAAAATTTTCTTAACAATCCCCAAGTACAACAGCAAGCAGCCAAAATTAGAGAGCATAATCCAGATAGCCATGTTTATGAAGTGGTTATTTCCGAATCGAAAGAAGGAATACCAGAAATAAATCAAAAATATATTTATCATTTTGCTGAATTCCGGATGCAGCCCGAAAATCAACCCAGGATGATTGAATTAGCAAAAGAAAATGTAGTCAAAGCAATGAATTTACCAGGATTAGTTTCCGCTAATTTTCATCGCAGCCTTGACGGAACCCGCGTCATCAATTACGGGCAATGGAGCAATAAAGAAGCTATTGAAAATTTGAAAAAACAACCAGGATTCGGTAGCGAATCTCCTTATTGGGAAGGAATTGCTGAAAACGAACATCATCTTTACGAGCTTGTTCTCTCTGCAACAGGTAAATAA